TGGTCCGGCGCCGGATCCGCCAGGTCCGCGGGCTCGTCGATCGGCTCGGGTGCGTTGTCGACGAGCAGCTCGTCCGGCGCCGGCGCCGGGGGCGCGGGGGGTGCGGGCGGCTCCGGCGACTCCGGAGGCAGGGGCGGCGTGGGCGGGTTGGGCGCGGACTGCCACAGCGACGCCTCGTCGGCGCCGCCGGCCTGCAGCCGCTTCGCCACCGCCGACACGAGCGCACCCAGCGCCCCGAGGACCACCAGCTTCTTCAGCTTTCCCATCCCGAGCCTCCTCCGCCGTACGGCGATCCGTCGGCCCGGTCGGACCGACAGGTCCATCCCACCACGTCGTCCCCGGCAGGTACACCCGTCGTACCTGTGGTGCCTCAGTAGGATCGAGTTCGTTCCGCACCACATCCCCACCAGCTGGAGAGGCACTTCCATGGCAGAGCCGCAGGCCGTCCTGAAGACCAACAAGGGCGACATCACGCTCAACCTGTTCCCGAACCACGCGCCGGAGACGGTCGCCAACTTCACCGGCCTCGCCACGGGCGAGAAGGCCTACGACGCCGGCAACGGTGCGACCGGCAAGTTCTACGACGGTCTCACCTTCCACCGGGTCATCCCCGGCTTCATGATCCAGGGCGGCTGCCCGCTCGGCACCGGCACCGGCGGACCGGGCTACACCTTCAAGGACGAGCCGCACCCCGAGCTGGTCTTCGACAAGCCCTACCTGCTCGCCATGGCCAACGCCGGCCCGGGCACCAACGGCTCGCAGTTCTTCATCACCGTCGGCGCGACCACCTGGCTGAACTTCAAGCACACCATCTTCGGCGAGGTCGCCGACCAGGCCGGCCGCGACGTCGTCGACGCCATCGCCGCCGTCCAGACCGGCCCGATGGACCGCCCGGTGGAGCCGGTCGTCATCGAGTCCGTCGAGATCGTCGGCTGACCTCTCGCGTCCATGAGCACCCCTCCGGTCGGAGTGCCGACCTGCTACCGGCACTCCGACCGTGAGACCTGGATCCGCTGCCAGCGCTGCGAGCGGCCGATCTGTCCCGACTGCATGCGGGAGGCCTCCGTCGGCTTCCAGTGCCCCGACTGCGTGGCCGAGGGCCGCGCGTCGATGCGGCAGGCCAAGACGGCGTACGGCGGCCAGATCTCCACGAACCCCGGCGTGGTCTCGATCGCGCTGATCGGCATCAACGTCGTCGTCTGGATCGCGATCATGGCGTCCGGCCGCTACGGCAGTCGGCTCTACGACCTCTTCGCCCTCGCCGCCCGCGGGTCGTGCCGCGAGAGCAACGGCTCCTGGTACCCGTTCATGGACCGGGCGTCCTGCGAGACCGGCACCACCGCGCACTGGGCGATGGGGGTCAGCGACGGCGCCGTCTGGCAGCTGCTGACCTCGATGTTCACCCATGTCGCGCCCTGGCATCTCGGGTTCAACATGCTCGCGCTGTGGGTGCTCGGGCCCCAGCTGGAGGCGCTGCTGGGCCGCGCCCGCTATCTCGCGCTCTACCTGCTCTCCGGGCTCGCCGGCTCCGTCGCCGTCTACTGGCTCTCCGGTGAGCAGACCACCACCGTCGGCGCCTCCGGTGCCGTGTTCGGGCTGATGGGCGCGCTCGTCGTGGTCGGCCTCAAGGTCGGCGGCAACGTGCAGAGCCTGCTGGTGTGGATCGGCATCAACGTCGTCCTCACCTTCTCCCTCTCGAACGTCTCCTGGCAGGGCCACTTCGGGGGTCTGGTCGGTGGCGCCGCCATCGCCGCGGTCCTCGTCTTCGCGCCCAAGGATCGGCGTACGGCGGTTCAGGTCGGCGGGCTCTGCGCCATCGGTGCTGTGCTGGTGGTCGCCACGGTCCTGCGCACCCTCGTCCTCGCCTGAGCCGCTTGTAACTAAGGGTTACAGCACGAAATCCGGTGCCATAGCGCCCGGGTAGGTGTCCTAACACCAAGGTAGTCGCGCCGGGTGGCTGCTCGGCGGCCTCGCGCATCGCCCGAGCATCTACCCGGGCGTTAGGACACCTACCCGGGCGTTGTTGCACCCCAGAACCGCACGTAACCCTTAGTTACAAGCGGCGGCGGGGGCTTTTCCCCAGGGTTGTCCACCGCTGTGGATGAATGACACTCGTGTAGTTCTCCCCAGCTGTGGAGATCCCTGGGGAAATCGAGAGGGGCGGAAAACGAAGCACCGCGCCGGGGATCCCCGAGGGGGATCCGGCCGGCGCGGTGGGACGACTCGCGGAGGGTGGCGGGCTACTCCCAGCGGGTGGCGAAGGCGAAGCCGACGGCCATGAACGCGATGCCGACGAACAGGTTCTTCTGTCCGAGGTCGCTCATGATCGGGATGTTCTTGGGGTCGTCGCCGGTCAGGAAGATGTAGAAGATGCAGATCCAGATCAGGCCGATGATGAAGCAGGCCAGCATCCCGACCACGACGCCGCGACCGCGGCCGAGCGGGGTCTTCGGGTGGGCCGAGACCATCAGGCCGAGAAAGAACGCGATGAACCCGATCAGGTAGTTCTTGCCCTCGAGGTCGGCGAGGAAGGACGGGCCGCCGGGCTGGCGGACCTTGCCGTCGGAGCCGATGCTGCCGAAGCCGTCGGTCGGCCGGATGCCGAAGTAGTAGTACAGGATCCAGGCGATGCCGCCGAGGACGAGGACCAGCGCGATGGCGAACCGGACGCTCAGGACGGGGCCACGATCCGGGTCGCCGAAGACCTCGCGCTCCTTGCGCTTCGACAGGCGGGACGACTTCGCCACGGGTGGCTCCTCGATCGGGTTCAGGTGCCGAGCGTGCCCGGCTGGGCCCGTTCGACGTGGTGGTGGACACTGTCAGTATGACGGGTGCCCATGCCGGAGGTACGACAGGTCGCAAACCCGAGGTGGCCCGGCGCTCCCTCGGATGGCGGGTGGGCACCCCTGTCGTCGTCCTGCTGAGCGGTGCGCTGCTCGCCGTCTCGGCCACCAACAGCGAGGGTTCCGACCTCCGTCCGGGCCGCTACACCGATCTGTCCGGGCTGGTCGAGGGCGAGGCCGCGGACTACCGGAAGGTGGAGAACCGCTACCAGGACCTCTCCGACCAGGTCGACCGGCTGACCGGCGCGGTCAGCGACAAGGGGGTCCGCGACGCGCGGCGTGAGATCGCCAAGCTGCGCGACCCGGCGGGGATGACGCCGCGCACCGGCCCCGGGCTCCAGATCACGCTCGCCGACGCTCCCGAGGAGCTGCTCGACGAGGCGGTCGAGCGCAACAAGGGCCTCGACCCCGAGCAGCGGCTCAACCTCAACCGGTTCGTCGTCCACCAGCAGGACATCCAGGCGCTGGTCAACGCGCTGTGGCGCGGCGGCGCGACCGCGGTGACGATCGCCGGCCAGCGGGTGATCTCGACGACCGGCATCCGGTGCAAGGGCCCGGTGGTCCAGCTCCAGGGCGAGCCCTTCCCGCAGCCGTACGTCATCGAGGCGGTCGGCGACCAGAGCGAGATGTACGCCGCGGTCGCCTCCGACCCGATCGTCGCCGGCTACCGCAAGGACGCCGACAACCCGCTCATCGAGATGGGCTGGTCGCTCGACTTCGAGAGCCGCGTCGAGGCACCGGCGTACGACGGCGTGGTCGATCTGCAGTACGCCCGGCCGCTGCGCTGACCGGCCGGCGCTGACCGGCCGCGCTGACCGGCCGGCGCTCAGGCGTCGTGCCCGTCGGACCCCGAGTCCGGACCACCCGGCCACACCTCGCGGCCGAGCGGGTTGAGCGGGTCGGTGCCGTTGGCGACCTCCTGGCCGTCGCTGACCCCGTCGCCGTCGGTGTCGGGATTGTTGGGGTCGGTGCCGCGGGCGGTCTCGTCGTCGTCGGGCAGGCCGTCGCCGTCGGTGTCGGTGGGCGGCGGCGCCGGCTCGTAGGTCGAGATGAAGATGACGACATTGGACCCGGCGGCGAGGGTTCCCTCGCCCGGGATCTGCTCGGTGACCCGGCCCTTCTTCTGGCTCGCGTCGTCGGGCGAGGCGCTGCGGACCACCGGTACGAACCCGGCGTCCTTGATCGCCCGCTCGGCGTCGGCCTGCTTCATGCCGACGACGCTGGGGACGGTCTCGGGACCGTCGGACACGCACAGCTCGACGGTCGCCTCGCGGTCGACCATGGTGTTGCCGGGCGGGTTCTGCTCGACGACCGTGCCCTTGTCGTCGTCGGTGTCGCACTCCCGCTCGGTGATATTGCGCCGGGTGATCCCGGCCCCGACGAGGGTGTCGATCGCCTCCTTGCGCTTGAGCTCGACGACCGAGGGCAGCGAGAACTGGCCCGGGCCCAGCGAGACCACCAGGTTGACCTTCGACTCCGGCGCCACGTAGTCGTCCCCGTCGGGATCCTGGTCGATGACGCTCCCGGAGGGGATCTCGTCGTCATTGCGCACGGTGACGGTGCCGACCTCGAGGCCGGCGTCGCCGATCGCGTTGCGGGCGTCGTCCTCGCTCATCCGGATCACGTTGGGCACCCGTACGGGCGGTGGGGTGTCGTCGAAGAGCCGGGGCCACACGATGTACGCGGTCGCGATGATCGCGGCGATGAGCAGGCCGAGCACCACCCACAGCCCGACCCGGCTGCGCCGGTCGTCGTCCCGGCTCGGCGGCAGCGGCGGGCGTACGGCGGTGCTGCCGTGGTCGCCGTGGTCGGTCGGCGCGGGCGGTCGCGGCGTGACGACGGACGTCTCGTTCGTGACCGGCGGGATCACCGCCTGCACCGGGCGGCCGGCGAGATAGCGCTCGATGTCGGCACGCATCTGCGCGGCCGACTGGTAGCGGTCCTCGACCCGCTTGGCGAGCGCCTTCATCACGATGGCGTCGACCTCGGGGGTGAGGTCGTCCTCGTGCCGCGACGGGGGGACGGCGGGCTCGCGGACGTGCTGGTAGGCGACGGCCACCGGCGAGTCGCCGACGAACGGCGGACGCCCGGTCAGCAGCTCGTAGAGCAGGCAGCCCGCGGAGTAGACGTCGGAGCGGGAGTCGACGGTCTCGCCGCGCGCCTGCTCGGGCGAGAGGTACTGGGCGGTGCCGACCACGGCCGCGGTCTGGGTCATCGACGACTGGGCGTCGCTCATCGCGCGGGCGATGCCGAAGTCCATCACCTTCACGTCGCCGGACGGGGTCAGCATGACGTTGCCGGGCTTGATGTCGCGGTGGATGATCCCCGCGCGGTGGCTGTAGTCGAGCGCCGACAGCACGCCGCTGGTGATCTCCAGCGCGCGCTCGGGCAGGATCTTGCGACCCTCGCGCAGGATGTCGCGCAGGGTCCGCCCGGCGACGTACTCCATGACGATGTAGGGGACGACCTCGGTGCTGCCGTCGAGGTGGGTGGTGCGCTCCTCACCGGTGTCGTAGACCGCGACGATCGCCGGGTGGTTGAGCGAGGCGGAGGACTGGGCCTCGCGGCGGAAGCGGGCCTGGAAGGTCGCGTCGCTGGCCAGGTCGCTGCGCAGCCGCTTGACGGCGACGACCCGGCCGAGCCGGGTGTCCGTGCCCTTGCGGACCTCGGCCATGCCGCCGCGGCCGAGGAGCTCGGCGAGCTCGTAGCGCCCGCCGACGACGGGCCGGGTCGCCCCGGGATCGTGCGGAGGAGTGGTCACTGGGCACCCCCGGTGAGGTCGGTGGGAGCGGTGGGCAGGGTGATCGGGTCGGTCGGTGTCGTCGGCTGGGTGGGCGGCGTGGTCGGCTCCGCCGGCTCGGCTCCCCAGTAGTAGACGACGATCGCGTCGCCGACGGTCAGCGTGCCGTTGCGGGAGAACCGGGACACGGTGCCCTCGGCGCAGCTGCCGTCGTTGGTCCGGGAGTCCTGCTCCCAGGTGACCTTGAGGCCGTCGGCTTTGAGGTCGTCGACGGCGCGCCGGTAGTTGCTGAAGCAGGTGTACTGCTCCTGGTCCACCTCGACCGTCTTCGGCGCCTCCGTGGTCGGCTCCGCCGGCTCGCTGGTCGGCTCGGTGGGCTCGGTGTCCTCCGTGGTCGTCTCGGTCGTCGGCGTCGACCGGGTGGCCTCCGTGTCGATCGGGTCGTCATCGCCGCCGCCGAGCAGCAGGAACGCCGCGACCACGGCGATCGCGACCACCACCAGGACGGCGATCGCGATCGGCCAGGGCGAGGTGCGCTCGTCGTCCTCGCCACCCCCGTCGCCCCCGTCGCGCCGGCGCGACGGATCGTCACCGGCGTACGCCGACGGGCTGTCCAGGCGGCGCATCGGCTCGGGCGTCGCGGTGCCGGACGTGGCCGGCACGGGGACCGGCACCGGCGGCACGACCCCGGTCAGCACCCGGGTCTGGCCGTCGTCCGGCTCGTCGGGCCCGGTCACGGCGGCGACCTCGGGCGAGCGCAGCGCCTCGGCGAAGGCCGCGCCGTCGGCGTACCGCTCGGCGGGGTCCTTGGCGAGCGCGCGCCGGACCACCGCGGCCAGCGGCCCGGGGACGCTCGGCGGCAGCTGCGGCACCGGCTGCTGGAGGTGGGCCAGCGCGGTGGCGACCGGCGTCTCGGCCTCGAACGGGCGGCGCCCGGCCAGGCACTCGAAGGCGACGACACCCAGGGAGTAGACGTCGGAGGCGGGCGTGGAGGGGTTGCCGCGGGCCTGCTCGGGGCTGAGGTACTGCGGCGTGCCCATCACCGAGCCGGTGCGGGTGAGCGCGACCGAGTCGAGGGCGCGGGCGATGCCGAAGTCGGTGATCTTGACCGTGCGGTCGGAGGTGACCAGCAGGTTGGCCGGCTTCACGTCGCGGTGCACGATGCCGGCCCGGTGGGCGACACCGAGCGCGTCGGCGGCCTGGGCCATCAGGTCCTGCACGACGCCGGTGTCGAGGGTGCGTCCGCTGGCGCGGGCGTTGGAGAGCAGTGTGGACAGCGGCTGCCCGTCGACCAGCTCCATGACGAGGTACGGCGGCAGGTCGGCGCCGACGGTGTCCTCGGGGCCCGCGCCGTAGTCGTAGACCCCGGCGATCCCGGGGTGGTGCAGGGCGGCTGCGCTGCGCGCCTCGCCCTCGAAGCGGCTGCGGAACATCGGGTCGTCGGCGTACTCGGGCTTGAGGACCTTCACCGCGACGGGCCGGTTCAACCGAGTGTCGGTGCCGCGCCACACCACCCCCATGCCGCCGGTGGCGATCATGGAGTCGAGGCGATAGCGACCGGCCCGGTCGGCGTACCTGCTCTGCTCGGTCACTTCTCCAACACCGCTTCCATCACTGCCTTCGCGATCGGACCACCGAGCTGGCCGCCCGCGATCTCGTTGCACGCCCGGTCGGGCGCCTCTTCGATCATGACCGCCACGGCCACCTCGGCGTCCTCCGCGGGCGCGAACGAGACGAACCAGGCGTACGGCGGCTTCCCGCCGGCGCTGCACAGGGAGTCGCCGCGCTGCGCGGTGCCGGTCTTGCCGGCCACGCGCACGTTGGGGATCGCGGCGGGCGACGCCGTCCCGTTGTCGACCGTGGCCTCGAGGAGCTGGGTGAGCTCGCCGGCCGTCGCGGCCGACACCGCGCTCTCGTTGAGGGTCTCCGGCTCGGTGGTGCGCAGCACGTTGAACCCGGCGGTCTGCACCTTCTCGACCAGGTAGGGGCGCATCAGCTTGCCCTGGTTGGCGATCGCGGCGGTGACCATCGCCATCTGCAGCGGTGTGGACTGCACGGCGTTCTGGCCGATGCCGGTCTGCGCCGTCTCGGCGAGGCTCAGCTCGCGGGTGCCGCCGCCCTCGCCGTCGGGCACGTCGACGCCGGTCGGGTAGACCGACTGGACCTGGCCCTGCAGGTCGAGCAGCGAGGTGCTGTTGAAGCCGAACGCCTCCGCCTGCTCGCGCATCTTCTCCGGGCCGACCTCGACCGCGAGCCGCGCGAAGGTGGTGTTGCAGGACCACTCCATCGCGGTCGCGAAGCTGATCTTCTCGGGGCTGCAGCGGCTCCGGCCGTCGTTGCCGATGTCGTGGGTGGTGCCCGGCGGCTGGTACGACGCGCCCGCGGGGACGTCGTCGCCCGCGTGGTACTTGCCGTCCTCGATCGCCGCGGCCGCGGTCACCAGCTTGAAGGTCGAGCCCGGGAACAGCCGGGTCCGCAGCGCCCGGTTGAGCAACGGCTCGCGCTCGTCGGCGTCGAGCGCCTGGTAGGCCTCCGACGCCTTCGCGGAGTCGTGGGTGGCGAGCTCGTTGGGGTCGTACGACGGGTAGGAGGCCATCGCGAGCACCCGGCCGGTCTTCGGCTGGATCGCCACGACCGAGCCCTCGCCGCGCGGGCCCAGGGTGTCGCGCAGCCCCTCGAAGGCGGCCTTCTGCGCGGCGGCGTCCAGGGTGAGCACGACATTGCCGCCCTGCGCGGTCTCGCCCTTGAGCAGGTCGACCAGCCGGGTGACGAACAGCTGCGGGTCCTCGCCGGTGAGCACGGCGTTCTGGCTGCGCTCGATGCCGGTCTGGCTGCCGAGCTGGAGGTAGCCGGTGACCGGCGCGAACATCCGGGCGCCCGACTCCGGGTAGACGCGGAGGTACTTGTAGCGGTCGTCGGACTTCTTGCTCTCCGCGACCGGCTGGTCGCCGACCAGGATCTGGCCGCGCTCGCGGCTGTAGGACGCCTCGGCGACGCGGGCGTTGCGGGGATCGGTGTTGTAGTCGTCGGACTTCCAGAACTGCACGTAGGTCACATTCGCCATCAGGGCGAGGAACAGGAACATGCAGAAGATCGAGACCGCGCGGATCGGCTTGTTCATCGCTCAGCTCACCGCCATTCCGGCATGACCTTGACGACCTGGGTGGCCTGGTCGTCGGGGTCCTCCGCCTCGTCGGCGGCCAGGTCGGGCAGCGGCCGGCGGGCCTGGTCGGAGATGCGCAGCAGGATGGCGATGATCACCCAGTTCGCGACGAGGGAGGAGCCGCCGTACGACAGGAACGGTGTGGTGAGACCGGTCAGCGGGATCAGTCGGGTGACGCCGCCGATCACGACGAAGACCTGGAGCGCGAAGACCGCGGCGAGACCGGTGGCCACCAGCTTGCCGAAGCCGTCGCGGGAGATCAGCGCCGCGCGCAGCGCCCGCTCCACGACCAGGCCGTAGAGCAGCAGCACCGCCATCACGGCGGTCAGGCCGAGCTCCTCGCCGATGGCGGCCAGGATGAAGTCGGACTCGACGTAGGGCACCCGCTGGGGCATGCCCTCGCCGAGGCCGCGGCCGACCAGGCCGCCCCAGGCGAAGCCGTAGAGCGCCTGCACCAGCTGGTAGCCGCTGCCGTCGGCGTCGGCGAACGGGTCGAGCCAGATGTCGACCCGGCTCTGCACGTGACTGAAGATCCGGAACGCGACCGCCGCGCCGCCGAAGAACAGCAGCGCGCCGACGACCAGCCAGCCCGGGCGCTCGGTCGCGACGTAGAGCATGACGAGGAAGAGGCCGAAGAACAGCAGGCTGGAGCCGAGGTCGCGCTGCAGCACGAGGATGCCGAGGCTGACGACCCACATCATCAGGATCGGACCGAGGTCGCGACCGCGCGGCAGGTCGACGAACACCACGCGCCGACCGGCCAGGGCGAGCGCGTCGCGGTGGACGACGAGGTAGCCGGCGAAGGTGATGACGAGCAGCACCTTCGCGATCTCTCCGGGCTGGAAGCTGAACGGGCCGAGCGCGATCCAGATCCGGGCGCCGTTGATCTGGGTGCCGAGCCCCGGGATCATCGGCAGGATCAGCAGCGCGATGGCGGTCAGGCCCGAGGTGTAGGTGAACCGGGCGAGCAGCCGGTGGTCGGGCAGCACGATCAGCGTCCCGACGAAGAGGACGACGCCGAGCGTCATCCAGGTCAGCTGCTGGCTGGCCAGGCCGGTGTCCTTGGCGAGGTCGATGCGGTGGATGATCGCCAGCCCCAGCCCGTTGAGGGCTGCCACGACGGGCAGCAGCACCGGATCGGCGTACGGCGCGACGATGCGCACCGCGATGTGCGCGGCGACGACGAGCAGGGTCAGCCAGCCGCCGTACCCGATCAGGTTCGTGGGCACCTCGCCGTCGACGCCGAGCCCGACGGCGGCGTAGGCGCCGATGCCGACGATCAGGGCGAGGACGAGCAGGAAGAGCTCCGCGCCCCGCCGGCGGCGGTGCACGAATCCCATCAGCGCGGAGTTGGTGGCCATGGCTGGTCGTCCGCCCTCAGGCGCCGCTCGGGGCGGTCACGGTCGGGGTGGCGCCCGTCGACGGGGCGAACGGCGAGGCGGGCTCGGAGGTGGGCGCGGTGGTCGGCTCCGTCGGCGTG
This region of Nocardioides sp. L-11A genomic DNA includes:
- a CDS encoding rhomboid family intramembrane serine protease; this translates as MSTPPVGVPTCYRHSDRETWIRCQRCERPICPDCMREASVGFQCPDCVAEGRASMRQAKTAYGGQISTNPGVVSIALIGINVVVWIAIMASGRYGSRLYDLFALAARGSCRESNGSWYPFMDRASCETGTTAHWAMGVSDGAVWQLLTSMFTHVAPWHLGFNMLALWVLGPQLEALLGRARYLALYLLSGLAGSVAVYWLSGEQTTTVGASGAVFGLMGALVVVGLKVGGNVQSLLVWIGINVVLTFSLSNVSWQGHFGGLVGGAAIAAVLVFAPKDRRTAVQVGGLCAIGAVLVVATVLRTLVLA
- a CDS encoding serine/threonine-protein kinase: MTEQSRYADRAGRYRLDSMIATGGMGVVWRGTDTRLNRPVAVKVLKPEYADDPMFRSRFEGEARSAAALHHPGIAGVYDYGAGPEDTVGADLPPYLVMELVDGQPLSTLLSNARASGRTLDTGVVQDLMAQAADALGVAHRAGIVHRDVKPANLLVTSDRTVKITDFGIARALDSVALTRTGSVMGTPQYLSPEQARGNPSTPASDVYSLGVVAFECLAGRRPFEAETPVATALAHLQQPVPQLPPSVPGPLAAVVRRALAKDPAERYADGAAFAEALRSPEVAAVTGPDEPDDGQTRVLTGVVPPVPVPVPATSGTATPEPMRRLDSPSAYAGDDPSRRRDGGDGGGEDDERTSPWPIAIAVLVVVAIAVVAAFLLLGGGDDDPIDTEATRSTPTTETTTEDTEPTEPTSEPAEPTTEAPKTVEVDQEQYTCFSNYRRAVDDLKADGLKVTWEQDSRTNDGSCAEGTVSRFSRNGTLTVGDAIVVYYWGAEPAEPTTPPTQPTTPTDPITLPTAPTDLTGGAQ
- the pknB gene encoding Stk1 family PASTA domain-containing Ser/Thr kinase — translated: MAEVRKGTDTRLGRVVAVKRLRSDLASDATFQARFRREAQSSASLNHPAIVAVYDTGEERTTHLDGSTEVVPYIVMEYVAGRTLRDILREGRKILPERALEITSGVLSALDYSHRAGIIHRDIKPGNVMLTPSGDVKVMDFGIARAMSDAQSSMTQTAAVVGTAQYLSPEQARGETVDSRSDVYSAGCLLYELLTGRPPFVGDSPVAVAYQHVREPAVPPSRHEDDLTPEVDAIVMKALAKRVEDRYQSAAQMRADIERYLAGRPVQAVIPPVTNETSVVTPRPPAPTDHGDHGSTAVRPPLPPSRDDDRRSRVGLWVVLGLLIAAIIATAYIVWPRLFDDTPPPVRVPNVIRMSEDDARNAIGDAGLEVGTVTVRNDDEIPSGSVIDQDPDGDDYVAPESKVNLVVSLGPGQFSLPSVVELKRKEAIDTLVGAGITRRNITERECDTDDDKGTVVEQNPPGNTMVDREATVELCVSDGPETVPSVVGMKQADAERAIKDAGFVPVVRSASPDDASQKKGRVTEQIPGEGTLAAGSNVVIFISTYEPAPPPTDTDGDGLPDDDETARGTDPNNPDTDGDGVSDGQEVANGTDPLNPLGREVWPGGPDSGSDGHDA
- a CDS encoding penicillin-binding protein 2 produces the protein MNKPIRAVSIFCMFLFLALMANVTYVQFWKSDDYNTDPRNARVAEASYSRERGQILVGDQPVAESKKSDDRYKYLRVYPESGARMFAPVTGYLQLGSQTGIERSQNAVLTGEDPQLFVTRLVDLLKGETAQGGNVVLTLDAAAQKAAFEGLRDTLGPRGEGSVVAIQPKTGRVLAMASYPSYDPNELATHDSAKASEAYQALDADEREPLLNRALRTRLFPGSTFKLVTAAAAIEDGKYHAGDDVPAGASYQPPGTTHDIGNDGRSRCSPEKISFATAMEWSCNTTFARLAVEVGPEKMREQAEAFGFNSTSLLDLQGQVQSVYPTGVDVPDGEGGGTRELSLAETAQTGIGQNAVQSTPLQMAMVTAAIANQGKLMRPYLVEKVQTAGFNVLRTTEPETLNESAVSAATAGELTQLLEATVDNGTASPAAIPNVRVAGKTGTAQRGDSLCSAGGKPPYAWFVSFAPAEDAEVAVAVMIEEAPDRACNEIAGGQLGGPIAKAVMEAVLEK
- a CDS encoding peptidylprolyl isomerase, yielding MAEPQAVLKTNKGDITLNLFPNHAPETVANFTGLATGEKAYDAGNGATGKFYDGLTFHRVIPGFMIQGGCPLGTGTGGPGYTFKDEPHPELVFDKPYLLAMANAGPGTNGSQFFITVGATTWLNFKHTIFGEVADQAGRDVVDAIAAVQTGPMDRPVEPVVIESVEIVG
- a CDS encoding cell division protein CrgA translates to MAKSSRLSKRKEREVFGDPDRGPVLSVRFAIALVLVLGGIAWILYYYFGIRPTDGFGSIGSDGKVRQPGGPSFLADLEGKNYLIGFIAFFLGLMVSAHPKTPLGRGRGVVVGMLACFIIGLIWICIFYIFLTGDDPKNIPIMSDLGQKNLFVGIAFMAVGFAFATRWE
- a CDS encoding DUF881 domain-containing protein is translated as MGTPVVVLLSGALLAVSATNSEGSDLRPGRYTDLSGLVEGEAADYRKVENRYQDLSDQVDRLTGAVSDKGVRDARREIAKLRDPAGMTPRTGPGLQITLADAPEELLDEAVERNKGLDPEQRLNLNRFVVHQQDIQALVNALWRGGATAVTIAGQRVISTTGIRCKGPVVQLQGEPFPQPYVIEAVGDQSEMYAAVASDPIVAGYRKDADNPLIEMGWSLDFESRVEAPAYDGVVDLQYARPLR
- a CDS encoding FtsW/RodA/SpoVE family cell cycle protein, whose protein sequence is MATNSALMGFVHRRRRGAELFLLVLALIVGIGAYAAVGLGVDGEVPTNLIGYGGWLTLLVVAAHIAVRIVAPYADPVLLPVVAALNGLGLAIIHRIDLAKDTGLASQQLTWMTLGVVLFVGTLIVLPDHRLLARFTYTSGLTAIALLILPMIPGLGTQINGARIWIALGPFSFQPGEIAKVLLVITFAGYLVVHRDALALAGRRVVFVDLPRGRDLGPILMMWVVSLGILVLQRDLGSSLLFFGLFLVMLYVATERPGWLVVGALLFFGGAAVAFRIFSHVQSRVDIWLDPFADADGSGYQLVQALYGFAWGGLVGRGLGEGMPQRVPYVESDFILAAIGEELGLTAVMAVLLLYGLVVERALRAALISRDGFGKLVATGLAAVFALQVFVVIGGVTRLIPLTGLTTPFLSYGGSSLVANWVIIAILLRISDQARRPLPDLAADEAEDPDDQATQVVKVMPEWR